A region from the Corynebacterium halotolerans YIM 70093 = DSM 44683 genome encodes:
- the catC gene encoding muconolactone Delta-isomerase — translation MLFLARMDVHFPESLTPEQVADFQAREKEYSGNLQREGKMKGIWRVVGEYANYSIYDVENNDELQQVMAGFPMFKYMNVKITPLAEHPNHTDAVAY, via the coding sequence ATGCTGTTCCTGGCCCGTATGGACGTCCACTTCCCCGAGTCGCTGACCCCCGAGCAGGTCGCCGACTTCCAGGCCCGCGAGAAGGAGTACTCGGGCAACCTGCAGCGTGAGGGCAAGATGAAGGGTATCTGGCGCGTCGTCGGCGAGTACGCCAACTACTCGATCTACGACGTCGAGAACAACGATGAGCTGCAGCAGGTCATGGCCGGCTTCCCGATGTTCAAGTACATGAACGTCAAGATCACTCCGCTGGCCGAGCACCCGAACCACACCGACGCGGTGGCCTACTAG
- a CDS encoding class I SAM-dependent methyltransferase: protein MHDFDKPYWDRHWAPPEKHTHGHAPDLPPNPHLIDHVRDLSAGTALDAGCGAGAESVWLAEQGWRVLGADISAHALEAAAQRARAASVDDHITWVEADLTEWEPAERHDLVLTCYAHPTIPHGEFYRRISGWVAVGGTLLIVGHLPDAAGHGHGHGHHHPTEATVTAADITASLEDGRWRIDSATESTRTVHTPAGERVLRDAVVRATRLS from the coding sequence ATGCACGACTTCGACAAGCCCTACTGGGACCGACACTGGGCCCCGCCCGAGAAACATACGCACGGCCATGCCCCTGACCTTCCGCCGAACCCCCATCTCATCGACCACGTCCGGGATCTGTCCGCGGGCACGGCGCTGGACGCCGGATGCGGCGCCGGCGCGGAATCCGTGTGGCTGGCCGAGCAGGGATGGCGGGTGCTGGGCGCCGACATCTCGGCCCACGCGCTCGAGGCGGCCGCGCAACGCGCACGGGCGGCATCGGTGGACGACCACATCACGTGGGTCGAGGCCGACCTCACGGAGTGGGAGCCGGCGGAACGCCACGACCTGGTGCTGACCTGCTACGCGCACCCCACCATCCCCCACGGTGAGTTCTACCGGCGCATCTCCGGGTGGGTGGCCGTCGGCGGGACCCTGCTCATCGTGGGGCACCTTCCCGACGCCGCGGGCCACGGCCACGGTCACGGTCACCACCACCCGACGGAGGCGACCGTCACCGCCGCGGACATCACCGCCAGCCTGGAGGACGGCCGCTGGCGGATCGACTCGGCCACCGAATCCACCCGCACGGTCCACACCCCCGCCGGCGAGCGGGTGCTCCGGGACGCGGTGGTGCGGGCGACCCGGCTCAGCTGA